A genomic stretch from Salvelinus namaycush isolate Seneca chromosome 25, SaNama_1.0, whole genome shotgun sequence includes:
- the LOC120020446 gene encoding glycogen debranching enzyme-like, whose protein sequence is MSLQAKQVRVLVLNDMEQLGRTLFRLDQGFELQFRLGPTLQGKHVHVHTNYPSPGKHFDRHTFQALDWHNPMGREDDSDKFCTLDLQIAGSYQYYFGHGHEEKSGGGYIVVDPVLRAGADNHHVHLDCITIQTYLSKCLGHLDDWPARLRVAKESGYNMIHFTPLQTLGNSRSCYSLADQLSLNPEFSPPGKNYTWTEVGDLVQKLKKEWNMICITDVVYNHTAANSPWIKEHPECGYNLVNSPHLRSAWVLDRAIWHMTCNMADAKYAAMGLPAQVQNEGHLNAIRNVLWEQVFPKVKLWEFFQVKIESTVEEFRTLLTEGAKPDQKKTGGKQGLKIIQDPMFRRFGNKVDMDSALETFVPHSRSPQAILEACNWLWGRLEEINKEQYQQMLHHQEQAANCIVGNVVYERLADHGPKLGPVTRKDPIVTRYFTFPFEEKSLEDDLTMMDQPDKARHFLAHNGWVMGDDPLRNFAEPGSNVYIRRELICWGDSVKLRYGNKPEDCPYLWAHMQKYTEITAKHFAGVRLDNCHSTPLHVAEYMLDVARVLRPSLYVVAELFTGSEDLDNVFVTKLGITSLIREAMSAGDSHEEGRLVYRYGGEPVGAFVQPSLRPLVPSIAHAMFLDVTHDNECPIQLRSAYDSLPSSAIVSMACCCSGSTRGYDEMVPHQISVVKEERFYPKWNPEAKASSPGEVNLKTGIIAGKLALNKMHQELASKGFNQVYVDQVDEDIVAVTRHCPSTHQSVVAVCRTAFHNPKHHQYRKEVPPMFIPGKIEEVILEARIIDRQAGTYKKCEKYINGMPEYTVEIKEHIQLKDSGVVKHAGVTSKGSSEFVQEIIFERLTPGSVIAFRVSLDPKAQELVGVIRHHLIQFSPKYKPGSLPDQHTPTILETPLAQIMSKLTLGDMNMLLFRCDSEEQEDGGGCYNIPSWTSFKYGGLQGLLSVMADIRPKNDLGHPVCDNLRQGDWMIDYVSNRLVCHSGALGEVGKWLKAMFHYLKHIPRYLIPCYFDAILVGVYTTALDTTFNKMSSFVQNGSTFVKLLALGSVQMGGVGSFPALPPLSLELPDVPYRLNKDTGKKEQCCVSLAAGLPHFSSGIFRCWGRDTFIALRGLMLVTGRHLEARNIILAFAGTLRHGLIPNLLGEGICARFNCRDAVWWWLQCIQDYCTLVPEGIAILRCPVVRMYPRDDSEPQAPGTPSLLTQPLCDVIHEAMTRHMQGIDFRERNAGPKIDMHMKDEGFNVVAKVHRDTGFVYGGNRFNCGTWMDKMGESDKARNKGMPATPRDGSAVEIVGLSKSAVRWLVELHKKGLFPHSSMKIHRDGKEVKVSYEEWNHKILANFEKNFYVSHDDKDPNEKHPDLVHKRGIYKDSHEASSPWCDYQLRPNFCIAMVVAPELFTVERAWKALGMAEKKLLGPLGMKTLDPDDMVYCGVYDNALDNDNYNVARGFNYHQGPEWLWPIGYFLRAKLYFAKKLGKETYEQTVYLVKSILSQHYVHLERSSWKGLPELTNENGQYCPFSCESQAWSISTVLEVLHDI, encoded by the exons ATGTCCCTCCAGGCAAAACAAGTCAGAGTCCTGGTCCTCAACGATATGGAACAGCTGGGAAGGACACTCTTCCGCCTGGACCAAG GCTTTGAGCTCCAGTTCCGTCTGGGCCCTACTCTCCAGGGAAAACATGTGCATGTGCACACTAACTACCCTTCCCCGGGCAAACACTTTGACCGTCACACCTTCCAGGCCCTGGACTGGCACAATCCCATGGGAAGAGAGGACGACTCTGACAAGTTTTGCACCCTAGACCTACAGATCGCTGGATCATACCAATACTACTTTGGTCACGG CCATGAGGAGAAGTCAGGCGGTGGCTACATAGTGGTGGACCCAGTGCTGCGTGCCGGTGCTGACAACCACCACGTCCATCTGGACTGTATCACCATCCAGACCTACCTGTCCAAATGCCTGGGACACCTGGATGACTGGCCAGCCAGACTGAGGGTGGCCAAGGAGTCTG GCTACAACATGATCCACTTCACCCCACTACAGACTCTAGGGAATTCCAGGTCCTGCTACTCCCTAGCTGATCAACTAAGCCTGAACCCAGAGTTTTCACCACCGGGAAAGAACTACACCTGGACAGAAGTGGGAGATTTGGTGCAGAAACTGAAGAAAGAGTGGAATATGATCTGTATCACTGACGTGGTCTACAATCACACAG CCGCCAACAGCCCGTGGATCAAGGAGCATCCTGAGTGTGGCTACAACCTGGTCAACTCCCCCCACCTGAGGTCAGCCTGGGTCCTGGACCGGGCCATATGGCACATGACCTGCAACATGGCTGACGCTAAGTACGCTGCTATGGGCCTCCCCGCCCAGGTCCAAAACGAGGGGCACCTCAAT GCGATCCGCAATGTTTTGTGGGAGCAGGTGTTCCCCAAGGTCAAGCTGTGGGAATTCTTCCAGGTCAAAATCGAGAGCACTGTGGAGGAGTTCAGGACCCTGCTCACAGAAG GAGCAAAACCAGACCAGAAGAAGACTGGGGGTAAACAGGGACTTAAGATCATCCAGGACCCCATGTTCAGACGGTTCGGAAATAAAGTGGATATGGACTCTGCACTAGAGACCTTTGTGCCTCAcag CCGCAGTCCTCAAGCCATTCTGGAGGCCTGTAACTGGCTGTGGGGGAGATTGGAGGAGATCAATAAAGAGCAGTACCAGCAGATGTTACACCACCAGGAGCAG GCTGCTAactgcattgtgggaaatgtagtttaTGAGCGCCTGGCTGACCACGGGCCCAAGCTGGGCCCCGTCACCAGGAAAGACCCTATTGTTACCAG ATACTTCACCTTCCCATTCGAGGAGAAAAGCCTGGAGGATGACCTGACAATGATGGACCAGCCAGACAAGGCCCGTCACTTCCTGGCTCACAACGGCTGGGTGATGGGAGATGACCCTCTTAGGAACTTTGCTGAGCCAG GCTCCAACGTGTACATCAGGAGAGAGTTGATCTGCTGGGGCGACAGTGTCAAACTTCGCTACGGCAACAAGCCCGAGGACTGTCCCTACCTGTGGGCCCACATGCAGAAGTACACAGAGATCACGGCCAAGCACTTCGCTGGGGTCCGCCTGGACAACTGTCACTCCACCCCTCTGCATGTCGCTGAG TACATGTTGGACGTGGCTCGTGTGTTGAGGCCCAGTCTGTACGTGGTGGCTGAGCTGTTCACGGGCAGCGAGGACCTGGACAATGTCTTTGTGACTAAGCTAGGCATTACCTCGCTCATCAGAG AGGCAATGAGTGCAGGAGACAGTCACGAGGAGGGCAGACTTGTGTACAGGTACGGAGGGGAGCCCGTCGGGGCCTTCGTCCAGCCCAGCCTCCGCCCCCTGGTGCCCAGCATCGCCCACGCCATGTTCCTGGACGTCACCCACGACAACGAGTGCCCCATCCAG CTCCGCTCTGCGTATGACTCGCTCCCCAGTTCTGCCATCGTCTCAATGGCCTGCTGTTGCTCTGGCAGCACCAGGGGATATGATGAGATGGTGCCTCACCAG ATCTCAGTGGTCAAGGAGGAGCGTTTCTACCCCAAGTGGAACCCTGAAGCCAAGGCCTCGTCACCCGGGGAGGTCAACCTGAAGACGGGTATCATCGCTGGCAAGCTGGCCCTCAACAAAATGCACCAGGAACTGGCTTCCAAGGGCTTCAACCAG GTGTACGTTGACCAGGTGGACGAGGACATTGTGGCGGTGACGCGTCACTGTCCCAGCACCCACCAGTCTGTGGTGGCCGTGTGTCGCACTGCCTTCCACAACCCCAAACACCACCAGTACAGGAAGGAGGTTCCACCCATGTTTATCCCTG gTAAAATTGAGGAGGTCATTCTGGAGGCGCGTATCATTGACCGGCAAGCCGGCACCTACAAGAAATGCGAGAAGTACATCAACGGCATGCCGGAGTACACCGTGGAGATTAAGGAGCACATCCAG CTGAAAGATAGTGGTGTTGTAAAACACGCAGGCGTGACGTCTAAGGGCAGCAGTGAGTTTGTCCAGGAGATCATCTTCGAGCGCCTCACCCCTGGCAGCGTCATCGCCTTCAG GGTGAGTCTGGACCCTAAGGCCCAGGAGCTGGTGGGAGTCATCAGACATCACCTGATCCAATTCAGCCCCAAGTACAAGCCTGGCAGTCTGCCTGACCAGCACACACCAACCATACTGGAGACACCACTGGCACA GATCATGTCTAAGCTGACTCTGGGCGACATGAACATGCTGCTGTTCCGCTGTGACTCTGAGGAACAGGAGGACGGAGGAGGCTGCTACAACATCCCTTCCTGGACCAGCTTCAAGTACGGTGGCCTGCAAG GTCTTCTGTCAGTGATGGCGGACATTCGTCCCAAGAACGACCTGGGCCACCCGGTGTGTGACAACCTGAGACAGGGGGACTGGATGATCGACTACGTCAGTAACAGGCTGGTGTGTCACAGTGGCGCTCTAGGAGAG GTGGGGAAGTGGCTCAAGGCGATGTTCCATTATCTGAAGCACATCCCTCGCTATCTCATCCCCTGCTACTTTGATGCCATTTTAGTGGGAGTCTACACCACGGCTCTTGACACCACCTTCAACAAGATGTCCAG TTTTGTCCAGAACGGCTCGACCTTTGTCAAACTGCTGGCCCTGGGCTCTGTCCAGATGGGTGGTGTGGGCAGTTTCCCGGCTCTGCCCCCCTTATCCCTGGAACTACCCGACGTCCCCTACCGCCTCAACAAGGACACTGGCAAGAAGGAGCAGTGCTGCGTCTCCCTGGCCGCAG GTCTGCCTCACTTCTCCTCTGGAATCTTCCGCTGCTGGGGCCGAGACACCTTCATTGCTCTGCGTGGACTCATGCTGGTCACTGGTCGTCACCTGGAGGCTAG AAACATCATCCTGGCATTTGCAGGCACCCTGAGACACGGTCTTATCCCCAACCTGTTGGGCGAGGGCATCTGTGCCCGCTTCAACTGCCGTGATGCCGTGTGGTGGTGGCTGCAGTGCATCCAGGATTACTGTACCTTGGTGCCCGAGGGCATTGCCATCCTCCGCTGCCCTGTGGTCAGGATGTACCCCCGTGACGACTCTGAGCCCCAGGCCCCTGGCACTCCG TCCCTGCTCACACAGCCCTTGTGTGATGTCATCCACGAGGCCATGACACGTCACATGCAGGGTATCGACTTCAGGGAGCGCAACGCAGGACCAAAGATCGACATGCACATGAAGGACGAGG GCTTCAATGTTGTGGCCAAAGTGCACCGTGATACTGGCTTTGTTTACGGTGGCAACCGCTTCAACTGCGGAACATGGATGGACAAAATGGGAGAGAGTGACAAAGCTCGTAACAAGGGCATGCCTGCAACACCCAG agatggGTCAGCGGTGGAGATTGTGGGCCTCAGTAAGTCTGCGGTGCGCTGGCTGGTGGAGCTCCATAAGAAGGGCCTGTTCCCCCACAGCTCCATGAAAATACACCGGGATG GTAAGGAGGTGAAGGTTTCCTATGAGGAGTGGAACCATAAGATCCTGGCCAACTTTGAGAAGAACTTCTATGTGTCCCACGACGACAAGGACCCCAACGAGAAGCACCCCGACCTGGTCCACAAGAGAGGCATCTACAAGGACAGCCATGAAGCTTCCAGCCCATGGTGTGACTACCAGCTCAGGCCCAACTTTTGCATTGCCATGGTGGTG GCTCCGGAGTTGTTCACTGTGGAGAGAGCCTGGAAGGCCCTGGGAATGGCTGAGAAGAAGCTGCTAGGACCTCTGGGAATGAAGACGTTGGACCCAGA TGATATGGTGTACTGCGGTGTCTATGACAACGCCCTGGACAACGATAACTACAACGTGGCCAGAGGCTTCAACTACCACCAAGGACCA gaGTGGCTATGGCCAATTGGGTACTTCCTGCGAGCAAAGCTCTATTTTGCCAAGAAGCTTGGGAAGGAGACCTATGAACAGACAGTGTACCTGGTGAAGAGCATTCTCTCTCAGCATTATGTCCACCTGGAGAG GTCTAGCTGGAAGGGTCTGCCAGAGCTGACCAATGAGAATGGCCAGTACTGTCCCTTCAGCTGCGAATCACAGGCCTGGTCCATCTCCACGGTGCTGGAAGTCCTCCACGACATATAG